In Ctenopharyngodon idella isolate HZGC_01 chromosome 1, HZGC01, whole genome shotgun sequence, a single genomic region encodes these proteins:
- the si:ch211-217k17.9 gene encoding DNA-directed RNA polymerase subunit beta'' has translation MTKIIFNRLLSPPQDSFQDGQKSFDLTHFVRNHRNCSNSVIEHNIITIIYSIYSYYSIYRIYTFYNIYRVHSFYSIYSIYSFYSFYSFYSIYTYSIFSFSSFYTCNSIYCIYNIYTFYSIYCIYRIYSFYIYSIYCIYCIYTYSIYSIYCIYTYSFYSIYTFYSIYCIYRIYSFYTFYSIYCIYTYSIYTYSIYCIYTFYSIYSIYCIYTYSIYSIYCIYTYSIYSIYCIYTFYSIYCIYRIYSFYTFYIIYCIYTYSIYSIYCIYTFYSIYSIYCIYTYSIYSIYCIYTYSIYSIYCIYSIYTYSFYSIYCICTYSIYCIYTYSFYSIYSFYSIYSFYSIYCIYNFHNNYCKNT, from the exons atGACTAAGATCATTTTTAACAG ACTTTTATCACCACCACAGGACTCTTTCCAAGATGGACAGAAAAGCTTTGATCTTACTCATTTTGTTCG CAACCACAGGAATTGCAGCAACTCAGTCATTGAACACaacatcatcaccatcatctaCAGCATCTACAGCTACTACAGTATTTACAGAATCTACACCTTCTACAACATCTACAGAGTCCACAGCTTCTACAGCATCTACAGCATCTACAGTTTCTACAGCTTCTACAGTTTCTACAGCATCTACACCTACAGCATCTTCAGCTTCTCCAGCTTCTACACCTGCAACAGCATCTACTGCATCTACAACATCTACACCTTCTACAGTATCTACTGCATCTACAGAATCTACAGCTTCTACATCTACAGCATCTACTGCATCTACTGCATCTACACCTACAGCATCTACAGCATCTACTGCATCTACACCTACAGCTTCTACAGCATCTACACCTTCTACAGCATCTACTGCATTTACAGAATCTACAGCTTCTACACCTTCTACAGCATCTACTGCATCTACACCTACAGCATCTACACCTACAGCATCTACTGTATCTACACCTTCTACAGCATCTACAGCATCTACTGCATCTACACCTACAGCATCTACAGCATCTACTGCATCTACACCTACAGCATCTACAGCATCTACTGTATCTACACCTTCTACAGCATCTACTGCATTTACAGAATCTACAGCTTCTACACCTTCTACATCATCTACTGCATCTACACCTACAGCATCTACAGCATCTACTGTATCTACACCTTCTACAGCATCTACAGCATCTACTGCATCTACACCTACAGCATCTACAGCATCTACTGCATCTACACCTACAGCATCTACAGCATCTACTGCATCTACTCCATCTACACCTACAGCTTCTACAGCATCTACTGCATCTGCACCTACAGCATCTACTGCATCTACACCTACAGCTTCTACAGCATCTACAGCTTCTACAGCATCTACAGCTTCTACAGCATCTACTGCATCTACAACTTTCACAACAACTACTGCAAAAATACCTGA